A section of the Leptospira noumeaensis genome encodes:
- the lptC gene encoding LPS export ABC transporter periplasmic protein LptC has protein sequence MMRRLKIFFYLLAIVSCKDKEYLRIEVEKESGSMISMRNFSRSSYKESGELEWKLKGDESYIFPKENKTIVYGFEFKQLEKGKVTSAMTGDRGEINHSTKTVVLSGKVKLKTNDGKYIESETLTYNLDDKTLSSEDDVLVYSDGTTIRGKGLRADKSLNKFTIIQPKAVTVGGSNPLKEK, from the coding sequence ATGATGCGAAGGTTGAAAATATTTTTCTATCTTTTAGCAATTGTTAGCTGTAAAGATAAAGAATACCTTCGTATTGAAGTGGAAAAAGAATCAGGTTCTATGATTTCTATGCGTAATTTTTCTCGGTCTTCTTATAAAGAATCGGGGGAATTGGAATGGAAACTCAAAGGGGATGAATCATATATTTTCCCTAAAGAAAACAAAACCATCGTGTATGGTTTCGAGTTCAAACAATTAGAAAAAGGGAAAGTTACGTCTGCAATGACCGGCGATCGAGGGGAAATCAACCACTCCACAAAAACGGTAGTCCTTAGTGGGAAGGTTAAATTAAAAACAAACGACGGTAAATATATAGAGTCTGAAACTCTTACTTACAACTTGGATGATAAAACCTTATCATCTGAAGATGATGTACTTGTGTATTCAGATGGAACTACCATTCGCGGGAAAGGACTTCGTGCCGATAAAAGTCTCAATAAGTTTACCATCATCCAACCAAAAGCTGTGACGGTTGGCGGAAGTAATCCGCTGAAGGAAAAATAA
- the kdsA gene encoding 3-deoxy-8-phosphooctulonate synthase, giving the protein MYDLIEEREFFGKKIGGRNPFFLISGPCVMENKDLLDRVCGEMKAICDDLGIVYIFKSSFDKANRSSINSYRGPGLEEGRKLLDFIKNKYNVPVLTDIHETIQVDPLKDTVDIFQIPAFLSRQTDLIAKAAETGKWVNVKKGQFMAPDDTRHIKTKIQESGSEKYMVTERGASFGYGNLVFDLRGIPMMHKHGIPIVFDATHSAQLPGAAGNITGGVREFIPHMVRGAVSVGVEGLFMEVHPDPEKALSDATTQFPLAKARTLLTQLLELDRLVKTKFLED; this is encoded by the coding sequence ATGTACGATTTAATTGAAGAAAGAGAGTTTTTCGGTAAAAAAATCGGGGGTCGTAATCCCTTCTTTCTAATTTCCGGACCTTGTGTCATGGAAAACAAAGATTTACTCGACAGAGTTTGTGGAGAGATGAAAGCCATTTGTGATGATTTAGGGATTGTTTATATCTTTAAATCTTCTTTTGACAAAGCCAATCGGTCTTCCATCAATTCTTATAGGGGACCTGGTTTAGAGGAAGGAAGGAAACTTCTGGATTTTATCAAAAACAAATACAATGTTCCCGTGCTTACTGACATTCATGAAACCATCCAAGTAGATCCTTTAAAAGATACAGTTGATATCTTTCAAATTCCAGCTTTTCTTAGCCGCCAAACTGATCTCATTGCAAAGGCAGCGGAAACTGGAAAATGGGTGAATGTAAAAAAAGGCCAGTTTATGGCACCAGATGACACCCGTCATATCAAAACAAAAATCCAAGAGTCTGGATCTGAAAAGTATATGGTGACCGAAAGGGGAGCTAGTTTCGGATACGGCAACTTGGTGTTTGACTTACGCGGGATTCCTATGATGCACAAACATGGAATTCCTATTGTTTTTGATGCCACTCATTCCGCACAACTTCCTGGTGCTGCAGGAAACATTACAGGTGGGGTTCGTGAATTCATTCCTCATATGGTTCGCGGAGCTGTCTCTGTTGGAGTGGAAGGACTTTTTATGGAAGTACATCCAGATCCAGAAAAAGCATTATCTGATGCCACCACTCAGTTTCCATTAGCAAAAGCCAGAACTCTATTAACCCAACTTTTGGAACTCGATCGTTTGGTAAAAACCAAATTTTTAGAGGATTAA
- a CDS encoding CTP synthase translates to MSKTRYIFITGGVSSSLGKGVTVAALGCLLEARGYTVSLQKMDPYINIDPGTMSPYQHGEVYVTEDGAETDLDLGYYERFTKSKFSRKNSVSTGQIYHAVIERERKGDYLGRTVQVVPHITNEIRNRIYNLTRDQETDFVIVEIGGTVGDIESVPFLEAIRQMRYEHGAGQVLFLHLTLVPTITAAGEAKTKPTQHSVKELLALGIQPDILICRINKPMSKEMKNKISLFCNVKEQNVISAVDITTSIYEIPLMYREDKLDEVVLNALGMDLRKLNFSQWENMVKKIRNTKKTVKVALIGKYISLQDAYRSVYESLAHGGIANDVEVNVIKINPEDIDSKNIKDHLKGVHGILVPGGFGERGIEGKIAAIQYARTKQIPFFGICLGMQCAVIEFARNVLGYKDANSTEFKPNVDHPVISMIEEQKEIERMGGTMRLGAYPCIVKKGSLAYSEYKAERISERHRHRFEFTLRYKDDFEKKGMNLAGFSPDGSLAEIVEVANHPWFVGVQFHPEFQSKPTDPHPLFAGFIRAASKLAKKTED, encoded by the coding sequence TTGTCCAAGACCAGATATATTTTTATTACCGGTGGCGTTTCCTCTTCTTTAGGCAAAGGGGTTACCGTTGCAGCTCTCGGTTGTTTGTTAGAAGCCAGGGGTTATACCGTCTCTTTACAAAAAATGGATCCCTATATCAACATTGACCCAGGTACGATGAGTCCGTACCAACATGGGGAAGTGTATGTCACCGAAGACGGTGCAGAAACAGATTTAGATTTAGGTTATTACGAAAGATTTACAAAATCTAAATTCTCTCGTAAAAATTCCGTATCCACTGGTCAAATTTATCATGCGGTGATTGAAAGAGAAAGAAAAGGTGATTATTTAGGAAGAACCGTACAAGTTGTACCACATATCACCAATGAAATTCGAAACCGTATTTATAACTTAACACGAGACCAAGAAACAGATTTTGTAATTGTAGAAATCGGTGGAACCGTAGGTGACATTGAGTCCGTTCCCTTTCTCGAAGCCATCAGGCAAATGCGTTATGAACATGGTGCAGGCCAAGTTTTGTTTTTGCACCTAACTCTTGTCCCAACCATTACAGCAGCGGGCGAAGCAAAAACAAAACCAACACAACATTCTGTAAAAGAACTCCTGGCACTTGGAATCCAACCAGACATCCTTATTTGCCGGATCAACAAACCAATGTCAAAGGAGATGAAAAATAAAATTTCTCTCTTTTGTAACGTTAAAGAACAAAATGTAATCTCAGCGGTTGATATCACAACTTCTATCTATGAAATTCCTCTCATGTATCGGGAAGATAAATTGGATGAAGTGGTCCTCAATGCTCTTGGTATGGATCTTCGTAAGCTGAATTTTTCCCAGTGGGAAAATATGGTCAAAAAAATTCGTAACACGAAGAAGACCGTAAAGGTAGCGTTGATTGGAAAATACATTTCGTTACAAGATGCCTATCGTTCGGTTTATGAATCATTGGCTCATGGTGGGATTGCCAATGACGTAGAAGTGAATGTCATCAAAATCAATCCAGAAGATATCGATTCTAAAAATATCAAAGACCATTTAAAAGGTGTACATGGAATTTTAGTCCCCGGCGGATTTGGGGAACGAGGGATTGAAGGCAAAATTGCCGCCATCCAATATGCCAGAACCAAACAAATTCCATTTTTTGGAATTTGCCTTGGGATGCAGTGTGCTGTCATTGAATTTGCAAGAAATGTTTTGGGTTATAAGGATGCTAACTCCACAGAATTTAAACCCAATGTAGATCATCCTGTGATTTCTATGATCGAAGAACAAAAAGAAATCGAACGTATGGGTGGAACCATGCGACTTGGGGCTTATCCTTGTATCGTAAAAAAGGGAAGTCTTGCTTATTCTGAATACAAGGCAGAACGAATTTCTGAAAGACATAGACATAGATTTGAATTCACTTTGCGATACAAAGATGATTTCGAAAAAAAAGGTATGAATCTTGCGGGATTCTCACCTGATGGAAGTTTGGCGGAAATTGTAGAAGTGGCAAACCATCCTTGGTTTGTGGGAGTGCAGTTTCATCCGGAATTCCAATCCAAGCCAACAGATCCACATCCACTTTTTGCCGGTTTCATTCGCGCCGCATCCAAACTAGCTAAAAAAACGGAGGATTAA
- the rfaE2 gene encoding D-glycero-beta-D-manno-heptose 1-phosphate adenylyltransferase, translating to MSFYDQLNSKIVPLDQIESKRKSLEGKRIVFTNGCFDILHPGHVSYLAQARDLGDLLWIGVNEDASVRRLKGETRPINSCEDRMTVLAGLSSVDFVSSFAEDTPLEILKKVKPSVHSKGGDYQVETLPEYQILKEMGADIQILPFVQGKSTTKILEKAKSPS from the coding sequence ATGAGTTTTTACGATCAATTAAATTCCAAAATTGTTCCTTTAGATCAAATTGAATCCAAAAGAAAGTCACTCGAAGGGAAACGAATTGTTTTTACCAATGGATGTTTTGATATTTTGCACCCAGGCCATGTGAGTTATTTGGCTCAGGCTCGTGATTTAGGGGATTTACTATGGATTGGGGTCAATGAAGATGCCAGTGTTAGGCGACTAAAAGGGGAGACTCGACCCATCAATTCTTGTGAAGACCGAATGACAGTCCTTGCCGGTCTCTCTTCTGTAGACTTTGTATCTTCGTTTGCAGAGGATACTCCTCTCGAAATTTTGAAAAAAGTAAAACCATCGGTTCATTCCAAGGGAGGAGACTACCAAGTAGAAACCCTGCCGGAATACCAAATTTTAAAAGAGATGGGAGCGGATATTCAAATTTTGCCTTTTGTTCAGGGAAAATCCACAACCAAGATTTTAGAAAAAGCAAAATCTCCTTCCTAA
- the rfaE1 gene encoding D-glycero-beta-D-manno-heptose-7-phosphate kinase codes for MKIKKTSLRKSFEDLGKIKILVIGDLILDEYLIGSVERISPEAPVPVVWVRNEKQSLGGSGNVVQNLSSIGVSGAVFGRIGEDKAGDSLEGLLLKNSVSKEDLVLLKSKTLPTILKTRIIATHQQICRVDREEVVPLTKEEESSVLKQFESKLKECSAVILSDYDKGYLTPSLIQSVIALCNLENKIVTVDPQVSHFFLYKNIHIMTPNHHEAGKALGRKLISDSEIETACREISEKLTPDAMMITRGEKGMSIYERKTDSFYHIPTVAKEVFDVTGAGDTVITTYTAFVATGMPIADAALISNVSAGIVVGKLGAATVTQTEIEEALQTLGYLDVTA; via the coding sequence TTGAAAATTAAGAAAACTTCACTTCGTAAATCTTTCGAGGATTTAGGCAAAATCAAAATACTTGTGATTGGCGATTTGATTTTGGATGAATATTTGATTGGTTCTGTGGAACGAATTTCCCCTGAAGCTCCTGTACCCGTAGTTTGGGTTCGAAACGAAAAACAATCCTTAGGTGGATCGGGCAATGTGGTTCAGAATTTATCATCCATTGGAGTTTCTGGAGCCGTATTTGGACGAATTGGAGAGGACAAAGCTGGGGATTCTTTAGAAGGACTTTTACTCAAAAATTCGGTTTCGAAAGAAGATTTAGTTTTATTAAAATCCAAAACCCTTCCTACCATTTTAAAAACTAGGATCATAGCGACCCACCAACAAATTTGTCGGGTGGACAGAGAGGAAGTAGTTCCTCTGACAAAAGAAGAAGAAAGTTCTGTTCTCAAACAATTTGAATCAAAATTAAAAGAATGTTCCGCTGTTATTTTATCAGATTATGATAAAGGGTATCTCACACCTTCACTCATTCAGTCCGTCATTGCTCTTTGTAACCTTGAGAATAAAATTGTGACAGTTGATCCGCAAGTAAGCCACTTTTTCTTATATAAAAATATCCATATTATGACTCCGAATCATCATGAAGCCGGAAAGGCTTTGGGTAGAAAACTCATCAGTGATTCTGAAATTGAAACGGCTTGTCGGGAAATTTCTGAAAAACTCACACCCGATGCCATGATGATCACTCGTGGGGAAAAAGGAATGTCCATTTATGAAAGAAAGACTGATTCCTTTTACCACATCCCAACAGTGGCCAAAGAAGTTTTTGATGTGACGGGTGCGGGGGACACTGTGATTACCACATACACTGCCTTTGTTGCTACAGGAATGCCGATTGCTGATGCAGCACTCATTTCCAATGTCAGTGCAGGGATCGTTGTAGGTAAGTTAGGTGCTGCCACTGTCACACAAACAGAAATTGAAGAGGCCTTACAAACACTTGGTTATTTGGATGTAACCGCATGA
- a CDS encoding LON peptidase substrate-binding domain-containing protein: MFLPLHIFEPRYRMMLDFCMENGGELGMAPYPKNWIGAGLPPIPEVVGYGHIIQKESLPDGRSNIILEGIGTAEIVSLDSTEPFYIAQIVRREHQRNKNVSETLKEKIEELLVLTKRILLAEGAEEDLILKMNQILVHPYPVDFIASLIYFDFKTKQTILETTHLETKADLLKTVLLGLNLSE, encoded by the coding sequence ATGTTTTTGCCTCTCCATATCTTCGAACCTAGGTATCGGATGATGTTAGATTTTTGTATGGAAAACGGCGGGGAACTGGGAATGGCACCTTATCCGAAAAATTGGATTGGGGCTGGCCTTCCTCCCATCCCGGAAGTTGTGGGGTATGGACATATCATCCAAAAGGAATCCTTACCGGATGGAAGATCCAATATCATTCTAGAAGGAATTGGAACTGCTGAAATTGTGAGTTTGGATTCCACAGAACCATTTTACATTGCTCAAATTGTTCGCAGGGAACACCAAAGAAATAAAAATGTTTCTGAAACCTTAAAAGAAAAAATTGAAGAATTACTCGTTCTCACCAAACGGATATTACTTGCCGAGGGCGCTGAAGAAGATTTAATTTTAAAAATGAACCAAATTTTGGTTCATCCTTATCCAGTCGATTTTATTGCATCCCTCATCTACTTTGATTTTAAAACGAAACAAACCATTTTGGAAACCACACATTTAGAAACCAAAGCGGATCTTCTCAAAACAGTTTTACTTGGTCTTAATTTAAGTGAGTAG
- a CDS encoding LIC11631 family protein — translation MNRSDGSLVSSSTGVFYPYQHQDFYAMDSLFLSHMKQEEVWDFQSVTQVHLGFLGFLTLRGFLRESLSLPKLQVRGLSKHWKTYLAKVNFLGKGVPWESQEFIPNLVSDSVNPTLAFGGKGHWTSEFHWEREENDTTSVFFSATNKQSEGDIAISDLMKDFLHYSQTNHYLERAYIRKENSSYLYLNSKETNPRVFFRENPTDMPEFLFLVAELKTKPSTHLN, via the coding sequence GTGAATCGATCGGACGGATCTTTAGTTTCCTCATCTACAGGCGTTTTTTACCCCTACCAACACCAGGACTTTTATGCGATGGATTCCTTGTTTTTATCGCACATGAAACAAGAAGAGGTTTGGGACTTCCAATCCGTGACTCAAGTGCATCTGGGATTTTTAGGATTTCTCACCTTACGTGGATTTTTACGTGAAAGTTTGTCTTTGCCAAAACTGCAAGTGAGAGGGCTTTCCAAACATTGGAAAACTTACCTAGCCAAAGTGAATTTTTTAGGCAAAGGAGTTCCTTGGGAATCCCAAGAATTTATCCCCAATTTAGTTTCCGATTCCGTAAATCCGACTCTTGCTTTTGGTGGGAAAGGACATTGGACTAGTGAATTCCATTGGGAGAGAGAAGAGAATGATACTACTTCTGTTTTCTTTTCTGCAACAAACAAACAAAGTGAAGGTGACATTGCCATTAGTGATTTGATGAAAGATTTTTTACACTATTCACAAACCAATCACTACTTAGAACGGGCATACATCCGAAAAGAAAATTCTAGTTATTTGTATTTGAACTCTAAAGAAACAAACCCTAGGGTGTTTTTCCGTGAAAATCCAACCGATATGCCTGAATTCTTATTTTTAGTCGCTGAATTAAAAACAAAACCTTCTACTCACTTAAATTAA
- a CDS encoding AMP-dependent synthetase/ligase has translation MPANLPELFQQSAEKFGNRPAFVSKDESKSYKPVTFKEVYDLGINLAEALIDLGVAAKENVALLADNRLEWIVSDYGILMSGACDVPRGTDITDSEIAYILNHCEAKVVFLENDKMLEKFQKNRSQLEFAKTLIVMDNKSTATGVLKLYDLIEKGKELRAKGSKKAEERMKAIAPDDLFTIIYTSGTTGMPKGVMLKHSNMIHQTSAILGSMIEIKKDERMLSILPVWHVFERVFEYLAIAAGCATYYTNVRDLRDDMKKSKPTFMASAPRLWESIYNGIYTRINDPKQTPAIRRGLFNLAYFFSKHFNAATRFLKGNQVDYVGRNPIVSLFRGLYYLVVAIVLAVPYFLLDLVVLSKIREATGGELKASVSGGGALQRHVDAFFNDIGINVLEGYGMTETSPVISVRTFKKLVQGSVGVITPETSVQIRDDLGNVLTHVDANQKLISGKYGARGVIHIRGPQVMKGYYKNPETTAKVLKDGWMDTGDIGMFNFKKTLTITGRAKDTVVLLGGENVEPVPIEDKLTESPFIAQVMVIGQDQKNLGALVVPDFDKLTEWAKENGISETDKQKLIENPKVLDFYKKEIKALNNTKTGFKSFEQVTPFILITKPFEVGDELTNLFKMKRHLITEKYKDKITALYAAD, from the coding sequence ATGCCAGCCAATTTGCCCGAACTCTTCCAGCAGAGTGCTGAAAAATTTGGGAACCGCCCCGCGTTCGTCAGTAAAGACGAATCTAAGTCCTATAAACCCGTCACTTTTAAAGAAGTATACGATCTTGGTATCAACTTAGCAGAAGCTCTCATTGATTTGGGTGTCGCTGCCAAAGAAAATGTTGCCTTGCTTGCAGATAACCGATTGGAGTGGATTGTTTCCGATTATGGAATTCTTATGAGTGGTGCTTGTGATGTTCCCCGCGGAACAGACATTACCGATTCAGAAATTGCTTATATTCTAAACCACTGTGAAGCGAAAGTTGTGTTTCTCGAGAATGACAAAATGCTCGAGAAATTCCAAAAGAATCGTTCCCAATTGGAATTTGCGAAAACCTTGATTGTTATGGACAACAAGTCCACTGCTACAGGTGTTTTGAAACTTTATGATCTTATCGAAAAAGGTAAGGAACTTCGTGCAAAGGGTTCTAAAAAAGCAGAAGAGCGGATGAAAGCAATCGCCCCTGATGACCTTTTCACAATCATTTATACTTCTGGAACGACAGGTATGCCAAAAGGTGTTATGTTGAAACATAGCAACATGATCCACCAAACCTCTGCCATCTTGGGAAGTATGATCGAAATCAAAAAAGATGAAAGGATGTTATCCATCCTTCCTGTTTGGCACGTATTTGAAAGAGTATTTGAATACCTAGCAATTGCTGCTGGTTGTGCCACATACTATACCAATGTTCGTGACCTTCGCGATGATATGAAAAAGTCAAAACCGACTTTTATGGCATCCGCTCCAAGACTTTGGGAAAGTATCTATAACGGAATTTATACTAGAATCAATGATCCAAAACAAACCCCTGCGATCCGTCGTGGTTTATTCAATTTGGCTTATTTTTTCTCTAAACATTTCAACGCAGCAACAAGGTTCCTAAAAGGAAACCAAGTAGATTATGTAGGAAGAAACCCAATCGTTTCCCTTTTTAGAGGACTCTATTATTTGGTTGTAGCCATTGTTTTGGCAGTTCCTTATTTCCTTTTGGATTTAGTGGTGCTTTCCAAAATCAGAGAGGCTACTGGTGGAGAACTAAAGGCATCTGTTTCTGGTGGTGGAGCTCTCCAAAGACATGTGGATGCATTCTTCAATGATATTGGAATTAATGTATTGGAAGGATATGGAATGACGGAAACTTCTCCGGTAATTTCTGTAAGAACTTTCAAAAAGTTAGTCCAAGGTTCTGTTGGGGTGATCACTCCTGAAACTTCCGTACAAATCCGGGATGATTTAGGAAATGTTCTTACACATGTGGATGCCAACCAAAAACTCATTTCTGGAAAATACGGAGCTCGTGGGGTCATCCACATCCGCGGACCACAAGTGATGAAAGGGTATTATAAAAATCCAGAAACAACAGCAAAAGTTCTAAAAGATGGTTGGATGGATACGGGAGATATTGGAATGTTCAATTTCAAAAAGACCCTTACCATCACTGGTCGTGCGAAAGATACTGTGGTTCTTCTTGGTGGAGAAAACGTGGAGCCAGTTCCTATCGAGGACAAACTCACAGAGTCTCCATTCATTGCGCAAGTCATGGTGATTGGACAAGACCAAAAGAATTTGGGTGCACTCGTTGTTCCTGATTTTGACAAATTGACAGAATGGGCGAAAGAAAACGGAATTTCTGAGACTGATAAACAGAAACTCATAGAAAATCCGAAGGTTCTCGATTTCTACAAAAAGGAAATCAAAGCTCTGAACAATACCAAAACTGGATTTAAGTCTTTTGAACAGGTGACTCCGTTCATTCTCATTACCAAACCGTTTGAAGTGGGTGATGAATTGACAAACCTTTTCAAAATGAAACGCCACTTAATCACGGAAAAGTACAAAGACAAAATCACTGCTTTGTATGCAGCTGATTAA
- a CDS encoding TlpA family protein disulfide reductase encodes MMIQVFRRSTSSFYLIFLLSLFFCKPSKEVSDFYPDSLPGLTGKKERLEDFKGKVVVLDFWATWCEPCAKAVPTINQWKSSVSEKDFVFRGINTDTSEPLEKIQKDMDRLKMSYPTLLDKDWKMTDFYHVEGIPCLLVFDRAGKIVHRQYGIIGSDLSGLVIRSHVWAESDLP; translated from the coding sequence ATGATGATCCAAGTATTCAGACGTTCTACATCCAGTTTTTATCTGATCTTTCTCCTTTCTCTCTTTTTTTGTAAACCCTCAAAGGAAGTGAGTGATTTTTATCCCGATTCTCTCCCAGGACTTACAGGGAAAAAAGAAAGATTAGAGGATTTTAAAGGGAAGGTTGTTGTTTTGGATTTTTGGGCCACTTGGTGTGAACCTTGTGCCAAAGCAGTCCCTACCATCAACCAGTGGAAGTCTTCGGTTTCAGAAAAGGACTTTGTATTCCGAGGAATCAATACAGATACCTCTGAACCTTTGGAAAAAATCCAAAAAGATATGGATCGATTGAAGATGAGTTATCCCACCTTACTTGACAAAGACTGGAAAATGACAGATTTTTATCATGTAGAAGGAATTCCATGTCTCCTTGTCTTTGATCGCGCCGGAAAAATTGTGCATAGGCAGTATGGGATCATTGGGTCAGACCTTTCCGGGCTTGTGATTCGCTCACATGTATGGGCCGAGTCGGATCTGCCATAA
- a CDS encoding glycosyltransferase family 4 protein — protein sequence MVRTTKRIGLDARPLSTRVSGVGRLIAETLKAFPHKEEYDFFLFSHLPIHEDHKAVLNLPNVTWVKGGGFLKWKGGLYYNLFIPFYLLKHRLDLFWGSQQVLPPFLPSSLSAVLTYCDLVLYLYPETMRWIAKVQQRLFQRYSVRRSSFILSISKQTSDDMCRKFDYPVDQTGVSYPGVNPEEMLKLLETEPSLRVKDLGTDYLLSVSTIEPRKNYPFLLEVFREYRKIDPHHYRPWVIVGKIGWESSEFIEELRQERALFKDIHILDSVSDSELQHLYKRAGLFAFASKYEGFGIPMVEAIFHGLNCVVSDIPTFREIGKDGVTYLPYQTKEDAKAWAESIKKFFEKPIPPEVSISEFTWENAAKITEEVFRKVLEEGE from the coding sequence ATGGTAAGAACCACCAAACGAATTGGCCTCGATGCCAGGCCATTGTCCACACGAGTATCGGGAGTGGGAAGGTTAATTGCTGAAACCTTAAAAGCATTTCCTCATAAAGAAGAATATGATTTCTTTTTATTTTCTCATTTGCCGATTCATGAAGATCATAAAGCAGTTTTAAATTTACCTAATGTAACTTGGGTGAAAGGTGGGGGATTTCTCAAATGGAAAGGTGGATTGTATTACAATCTATTCATTCCTTTTTATCTACTAAAACATCGATTGGATTTGTTTTGGGGCTCTCAACAAGTTCTACCTCCTTTTTTGCCTAGTTCCTTATCTGCGGTTTTGACTTATTGTGATTTGGTTTTGTATTTGTATCCCGAAACTATGCGTTGGATTGCCAAAGTACAACAAAGGTTGTTTCAACGTTACTCTGTTAGACGGTCAAGTTTTATCCTATCCATATCCAAACAAACTAGCGATGATATGTGTCGTAAATTTGATTATCCCGTAGACCAAACAGGTGTTTCTTACCCAGGAGTGAATCCAGAGGAAATGTTGAAACTTTTGGAAACGGAACCATCTCTACGGGTGAAAGATTTGGGTACAGATTATTTACTTTCTGTATCCACCATTGAACCAAGAAAGAACTATCCATTTTTACTCGAAGTCTTTCGCGAGTATCGAAAAATAGACCCACACCATTACAGACCTTGGGTGATTGTTGGAAAAATCGGTTGGGAGTCTTCGGAATTTATAGAAGAGTTAAGACAAGAACGTGCTTTGTTTAAAGACATTCATATTTTAGATTCTGTCTCTGACTCTGAATTACAACACCTCTACAAAAGAGCGGGACTGTTTGCTTTTGCGAGTAAATATGAGGGGTTTGGAATTCCCATGGTAGAAGCCATCTTCCACGGTTTGAATTGTGTTGTTTCTGACATTCCTACGTTTCGTGAAATTGGCAAAGATGGTGTGACTTACCTTCCTTACCAAACAAAGGAGGATGCGAAGGCCTGGGCGGAATCAATCAAAAAATTCTTTGAGAAACCAATCCCTCCAGAAGTTTCCATCTCCGAGTTTACTTGGGAAAATGCAGCAAAGATTACGGAAGAAGTTTTTAGAAAGGTTTTAGAGGAAGGAGAATAA
- a CDS encoding 3'(2'),5'-bisphosphate nucleotidase CysQ, whose translation MEENDFREVWQWVLSVGDSILSIYKSDFQIRDKGGNDPVTEADLFASEFLFEKISARFPNHGFLSEEKLDTNRRLDKEWVWILDPIDGTREFVKKNDQFALSLGLVRNGEAIWGVIFNPATGEFFSKNRNTFFAKLQPPFATEENFRTLVVESGSVLEPLAEEKPVSKKPILLVSLSEMKEGLFSDSFWQEDFEIRSMGSIAYKLGLLSAGFIDLIVSLKPKNEWDICGGIALLDEENFTCFPLKDKEYKFNQAETLSFGLVAGKKTAVTYLESKIDFHQLSLKVKERW comes from the coding sequence ATGGAAGAAAACGATTTTAGGGAAGTTTGGCAGTGGGTGTTATCGGTAGGGGATTCAATTCTTTCCATTTATAAATCAGACTTCCAGATTCGTGACAAAGGTGGCAACGATCCTGTCACCGAAGCGGATTTGTTTGCGAGTGAATTTCTTTTTGAAAAAATATCTGCTCGTTTCCCAAACCATGGATTTTTATCCGAAGAAAAATTAGATACAAACAGGCGTTTGGATAAGGAATGGGTTTGGATATTGGATCCCATTGACGGAACTCGCGAGTTTGTCAAAAAAAACGACCAATTTGCACTCAGTTTAGGACTCGTTCGTAACGGCGAAGCCATTTGGGGTGTTATTTTTAATCCAGCCACTGGTGAATTTTTTTCCAAAAATAGAAATACTTTTTTTGCTAAGTTACAACCTCCCTTTGCCACAGAAGAAAATTTTAGAACCTTGGTTGTTGAAAGTGGTTCTGTATTGGAACCTTTAGCAGAAGAGAAACCAGTTTCCAAAAAACCAATTCTACTTGTATCTTTATCAGAAATGAAAGAAGGTTTGTTCTCTGATTCTTTTTGGCAGGAAGATTTTGAAATTCGTTCCATGGGAAGTATTGCGTATAAGTTAGGTTTGTTATCAGCAGGATTCATTGATCTCATTGTTTCATTGAAACCAAAAAACGAATGGGATATTTGTGGGGGCATTGCTCTTTTGGATGAAGAGAATTTTACTTGTTTCCCATTAAAAGATAAGGAATACAAATTCAACCAAGCGGAGACTTTATCCTTCGGTCTTGTCGCAGGTAAAAAAACAGCGGTTACTTATCTGGAATCTAAAATTGATTTCCACCAATTGTCCCTCAAGGTAAAGGAACGATGGTAA